A genomic stretch from Halococcus saccharolyticus DSM 5350 includes:
- the psmA gene encoding archaeal proteasome endopeptidase complex subunit alpha, with protein MQGQNQQQAYDRGTTIFSPDGRLYQVEYAREAVERGSPSLGVRTEDGVVLVAEQRVRSPLMEQSSIEKLHKVDDHIAVGSAGHVADARQLTDFARQQAQVDRLRYGEPIGVETLAGAVTDHIQEYTQTGGARPFGVSLLIAGVEDGEPRLFETDPSGTATEWAASAVGADREAIHDSLETNYRADADLDGGIDTALRALASVRDAFEPSEVTIATIDVETEQYRTLDDDEIEAHLDEIDFEDDDE; from the coding sequence ATGCAAGGACAAAACCAGCAGCAAGCCTACGACCGCGGAACCACGATCTTCTCGCCGGACGGCCGGCTGTATCAGGTCGAGTACGCCCGCGAGGCAGTCGAGCGGGGCAGTCCGAGCCTCGGGGTTCGAACCGAAGACGGCGTCGTTCTCGTCGCCGAGCAACGGGTTCGGTCGCCGCTGATGGAGCAATCGAGCATCGAGAAACTGCACAAGGTCGACGATCACATTGCCGTCGGCTCGGCGGGCCACGTCGCCGACGCGAGACAGTTGACCGACTTCGCCCGCCAGCAAGCACAGGTCGACCGGCTACGCTACGGCGAACCGATCGGCGTCGAAACGCTCGCGGGAGCCGTCACCGATCACATCCAGGAGTACACCCAAACTGGGGGCGCGCGGCCGTTCGGCGTCTCGTTGCTCATCGCGGGCGTCGAGGACGGCGAACCACGGCTCTTCGAGACCGACCCGTCCGGCACCGCGACCGAGTGGGCGGCGAGCGCCGTCGGTGCCGACCGCGAGGCGATCCACGACAGCCTCGAAACGAACTACCGTGCGGATGCGGACCTCGACGGGGGCATCGACACGGCGCTCCGGGCGCTCGCGTCGGTGCGGGACGCGTTCGAGCCGAGCGAGGTGACGATTGCGACGATCGACGTCGAAACCGAGCAGTACCGAACGCTCGACGACGACGAGATCGAAGCGCATCTCGACGAAATCGATTTCGAGGACGACGATGAATGA